A region of Cellulophaga sp. RHA19 DNA encodes the following proteins:
- a CDS encoding acyl-CoA thioesterase codes for MSEFKTVNESKVSITELMLPAHSNFGGKVHGGYILNLMDQIAFACASKHSRSYCVTASVNRVDFLNPIEVGELVTLKASINYTGRTSMVVGVRVESENITTGVKKHCNSSYFTMVAKDTHGKSLVVPGLLVEDKQGIRRFARSIRRKEQAFKRNNTFESSNFKIEDFLDSLEKENVKILLK; via the coding sequence ATGAGCGAATTTAAAACAGTAAACGAATCTAAAGTTTCTATAACTGAGTTAATGTTACCTGCGCACTCTAATTTTGGCGGCAAAGTACACGGTGGTTACATTTTAAACCTTATGGATCAAATTGCTTTTGCTTGTGCATCTAAACACTCTAGGAGTTATTGTGTTACAGCATCTGTAAACAGAGTAGATTTTTTAAATCCTATAGAGGTTGGTGAGTTGGTAACTTTAAAAGCATCTATAAACTACACAGGAAGAACCTCTATGGTTGTTGGCGTTAGGGTAGAATCTGAAAATATTACCACTGGTGTAAAAAAACATTGCAACTCATCATACTTTACTATGGTTGCTAAAGACACACACGGTAAAAGCCTAGTTGTACCTGGATTATTAGTAGAAGATAAACAAGGTATACGTAGGTTTGCACGTAGCATTAGACGTAAAGAACAAGCCTTTAAAAGAAATAACACGTTTGAATCATCAAACTTTAAAATAGAAGATTTTTTAGACTCTTTAGAAAAAGAAAACGTAAAGATACTATTAAAGTAA